The Burkholderia pyrrocinia genome includes a region encoding these proteins:
- a CDS encoding FUSC family protein, whose protein sequence is MKPQPAIERPSIEPARWSAWLDPLGDAARDWAASDGLIWLHLAKTVFAALLAMGLAMRLEMSQPRTAMTTVFVLMQPMSGMVFAKSFYRVLGTAAGLVAALALGGLFAQQPELYMAGITLWIGGCIALAVRNRHFRWYGFVLAGYTAALIGLPAVMTPQTLFQSALTRAAEVALGIACSGAVSALILPLSSAKALMRALSARHATFAAFTAGTLAGDVARGDFERRFADFVDDIVGFEANRAFASFEDPHIRARSRRLARLNSEFMNACTRLHALHQLVKRLRANGSDAVLDALAPHVDALAQRFAALRDERRRGIAPATGALLELRHFHSVLPKAARASRRNIEDHAAGGLLDFDTAIELLYRFIGEYLGYADTYASLDQDDHALERSVTHYAVKTNAFFVGFAFLRTAVAVGAMSAFWLASEWPSGSLAVIATAIACALSSTSPRAPKFVAQMSVGAAFATAVGYLFLCYVYPNIDGFPLLCATLAPVLGLGAFLAMRPGLSGYGIGFAVFFCLLAGPDNAIAYTPEVLINNGLAIVVAMLACSLVFAVVFPTHMPWLTGRIAHDLRRQVTLACEGAPDGLAQRFQSSTHDLMAQLRTLLVRRTRQHRDALRWMLSTLEVGHAVIDLRDELHAFCESKPPQALRWTGSIDAVLHELPRFFDDPTPGHHARTLKSVNLAIRAAQHALQAWYAVPDARRRMQRIVGCLHFMRSALLDKDAPFNRHHH, encoded by the coding sequence CGAGATGTCGCAGCCGCGCACGGCGATGACGACCGTGTTCGTGCTGATGCAGCCTATGTCGGGAATGGTGTTCGCGAAGAGCTTCTATCGCGTGCTGGGCACGGCGGCCGGCCTCGTCGCCGCGCTCGCGCTCGGCGGGCTGTTCGCGCAGCAGCCCGAGCTGTACATGGCCGGCATCACGCTGTGGATCGGCGGCTGCATCGCGCTCGCGGTGCGCAACCGCCACTTCCGCTGGTACGGCTTCGTGCTCGCCGGCTACACGGCCGCGCTGATCGGCCTGCCGGCCGTGATGACGCCGCAGACGCTGTTCCAGTCCGCGCTCACGCGCGCCGCGGAAGTCGCGCTGGGCATCGCGTGCTCGGGCGCGGTCAGCGCGCTGATCCTGCCGCTCAGCTCCGCGAAGGCGCTGATGCGCGCGCTGAGCGCGCGCCACGCGACGTTCGCGGCCTTCACGGCCGGCACGCTCGCGGGCGACGTCGCGCGCGGCGATTTCGAGCGGCGCTTCGCCGATTTCGTCGACGACATCGTCGGTTTCGAGGCCAACCGCGCGTTCGCGTCGTTCGAGGATCCGCACATTCGCGCGCGCAGCCGCCGGCTCGCGCGGCTGAACAGCGAGTTCATGAACGCGTGCACGCGGCTGCATGCGCTGCACCAGCTCGTCAAGCGCCTGCGCGCGAATGGCTCGGACGCGGTGCTCGATGCGCTCGCGCCGCACGTCGACGCGCTCGCGCAACGGTTCGCCGCGCTGCGCGACGAGCGGCGGCGCGGCATCGCGCCGGCCACCGGCGCGCTGCTCGAACTGCGGCACTTCCACAGCGTGTTGCCGAAGGCCGCGCGTGCGTCGCGGCGGAACATCGAGGACCATGCGGCCGGCGGCCTGCTCGACTTCGATACCGCGATCGAGCTGCTGTACCGCTTCATCGGCGAATACCTCGGCTACGCCGACACCTACGCGTCGCTCGACCAGGACGATCACGCGCTCGAACGCTCGGTCACGCATTACGCGGTGAAGACCAATGCGTTCTTCGTCGGCTTCGCGTTCCTGCGCACTGCCGTCGCCGTCGGCGCGATGAGTGCGTTCTGGCTCGCATCGGAGTGGCCAAGCGGCTCGCTCGCCGTCATCGCCACCGCGATCGCATGCGCGCTCAGCTCGACGTCGCCGCGCGCGCCGAAGTTCGTCGCGCAAATGAGTGTCGGTGCGGCATTCGCGACCGCCGTCGGCTACCTGTTCCTGTGTTACGTGTATCCGAACATCGACGGCTTCCCGCTGCTGTGCGCGACGCTCGCGCCGGTGCTCGGCCTCGGCGCGTTTCTCGCGATGCGGCCGGGCCTGTCCGGCTACGGAATCGGCTTCGCGGTGTTCTTCTGCCTGCTCGCGGGCCCCGACAACGCGATCGCCTATACGCCCGAGGTGCTGATCAACAACGGGCTGGCCATCGTCGTCGCGATGCTCGCGTGCTCGCTCGTGTTCGCGGTCGTGTTCCCCACCCACATGCCGTGGCTCACGGGCCGTATCGCGCACGACCTGCGCCGCCAGGTCACGCTTGCGTGCGAAGGCGCGCCGGACGGTCTCGCGCAGCGCTTCCAGTCGAGCACGCACGACCTGATGGCGCAGTTGCGCACGCTGCTCGTGCGGCGCACGCGGCAGCACCGCGACGCGCTGCGCTGGATGCTGTCGACGCTCGAGGTCGGCCATGCGGTGATCGACCTGCGCGACGAACTGCACGCGTTCTGCGAATCGAAGCCACCGCAGGCGCTGCGCTGGACCGGTTCGATCGATGCGGTGCTGCACGAACTGCCGCGTTTCTTCGACGATCCGACGCCCGGCCATCACGCGCGCACGCTGAAATCGGTCAATCTCGCGATCCGCGCGGCGCAGCATGCGTTGCAGGCGTGGTACGCGGTGCCCGACGCGCGCCGCCGCATGCAGCGGATCGTTGGCTGCCTGCACTTCATGCGCAGCGCGCTGCTGGACAAGGACGCGCCGTTCAACCGGCACCACCATTGA